The genomic segment GCGTGCCGAACAGATAGAGCTGCAGGTCCTCGGTGATGGTGATGCGGCCGAAGTCCATCGTCACGGTCGTGGTGGTCTTGCCCTCCACGCCGCCGGTGTCGTCGGCGCCCTCGGCCCCGGTGAGCACCTCTTCGGTCTGCAGCGGGCGGATCTCGCTGACCGAGCCGACCATCGTGGTCTTCCCGGCGCCGAATCCACCGGCAATCAGGATCTTGAGCGCGACCGGGATGCGCGACGACGCGCCGTTGCGGTCAGAGCGCACGGAGTCCATTGACAACCGCCTTGAGTACGTCGACATCGTGCGGCTGGGACGCCGCCGGGGGTTCGTACAGCGAAATGAGTCCCGCCGAGCGTAGATCACCCAGCAATACCCGGACGACCCCGATCGACAAGTCGAGGGCCGAGGCCAGCTCGACGACGGAGATCGGCTCCCAGGACGCGGCCACGATCGCGTGGTGCTCGGGCTGCAGCCCGGCGTCCTGCGGGTGCTCCCCGGCGATGGCGACCACGAACGCGACCAGGTCGAACTCGCCGCCCTCGGGGGCCACCCGGCCCTGGGTCATCGCGTAGGGGCGCACGACCGGGCCGGCGTCGTGGTCGAGCCAGTCGTGCGCGGCCCGCGGTGAATCAGCCTGCATCGGGCATCGCGGCGGAGCGCCCAGGGGCGCTCATGTTCTGGCCGACCCGGGTGACGAGCATGGCCATCTCGTACGCGATCAGGCCCAGATCGGCGTCGGCCGAGGCCAGCACGGTCAGGCACGCGCCCTGGCCGGCCGCCGTGACGAAGAGGAACGCGTCCTCCATCTCGACCACTGTCTGACGCACCGGGCCGGCCCGGAAATGCCGGCTCGCGCCCTTGGCCAGGCTCTGGAAACCGGCGGCCATGGCCGACAGGTGCTCGGCGTCCTCGCGGGCCAGCCCGGCCGACGCTCCCATGAGGAGACCGTCGGCGGAGAGCACCACTGCCTGCTGCGCCGTGGGCACCCGCTCCACCAGGTCGTCGAGGAGCCAGGTGAGGTGGGCGCGCTGGTTGGTCGTCTGAGTCACTTATGCGTCCTTTTCCGGCCTGGTCACGTCTTCGCCGGAGGATGATCGCCCGCCGTTGGCCGCATCCTCGTTCGCTTTGTCGTCCCGCGCGAGCGCCAGGTTCACGATCGCCGGGAAACTGACGGTAGCCGCATCTGCAAAAGATCCGGCGCTCGCCGGACCGGCAATGCCCGTGTCGTCCGCATTAGACCGATCTTCATTTGCAGATTTGGCACCTGTATGACGTTCACCACCGCGAGCACTCTCGCCGCCAGCGGTGGAATTGTTACTTGGAGTGAACGCCCCACCCGACTCAAGGTAACGACTGGCGTCAATGCGGCCGCGAGTGGTGCCCAGCTGCAGCGCGCTCATGATGCTGCGCACCTGCTCCGGCGAGCGCAGCTGGGCCTCGGGCTCGGCCGGCGGCTCACCGGCCGGGCGGCGCAGCTGCGGCACCAAGTTGGCCTGACGCACCCGGCGGGGCAGACCGTCCTCAGTGGTCTCCCCGGGCGCGGGTGGGGGCATCGGAGCCCCGGCCGGTGGTGGCATCGGAGCCCCGGCCGGCGCCGAGTTCCGCGGCACCGAGCGGGGCGCCGGGATACGGGGCCGCTGCGGCTCCGCCCGCTGCGGCGTAGCGGGCGCCGCGTTCAGCGCCTCCAGCTCCGCCCGCACCGGGCCCAGGTCGGCCACCGGCACGGTCGCCTCCGGGTCGGCTGCCGGTTCGGCCGGGCGGCGCACGCGCCGGCGCTGGACCAGCCCCTCCTCGCTCAGCCCCTCGGCCACCGAGCTGGGCGCCGGGCCGCTGCGAAGCGCGGGCTCACGATGCTGGCTGCCGGTGACCACACCCCGTACGGGCTGGTGGGTCTCGGGGCCAGGAAGCGCGGTGCCGTTGATGATCGGCTGACCGGACGCGGTGACCTGCCGCAGTTCCTCGCCGCCCTGCCACTGCAACGCGGCCAGCGACGGCGAGGCGTCGCTGCGGCCCGAACCGACCAGCGGGCGCTCCCCCGTCGACCCGCCCTCGGGCAGCTCCGCGACCGGACCGGCGGCGACGATCAGATCGGCCGGCACCAGCACTATCGCGGTCACCCCGGCGAACGCGGACGCCCGCAGCGAAACCCGGATGCCGTGCCGGTGGGCCAGCTGGGCCACCACGAACAGGCCCAGGCGGGCGCTGTCGGCCGGATCGAACTCGGGCGGCTCGGCGAGACGGCGGTTCGCCTCGTCGATCGCCTCCGCGGTCATGCCGAGGCCGCGGTCCTCGATCTCGATGCCGTACCCGTGCGGCAGCACCTGACCGGTGACCTGCACCCGGGTATGCGGCGGGGAGAACGAGGCCGCGTTCTCCAGCAGCTCGGCCAGCAGGTGGATGACGTCGCCGACCGCGCGGCCCAGCACCGAGGACGACGCGACCGAGCGGATGTCGACGCGCTTGTAGTCCTCGACCTCGCTGATCGCGCCGCGCACGACGTCGATCACCGGCACCGGGTTGCGCCAGCCGCGGCCGGGCGCGGCGCCGGCCAGGATCACCAGGTCCTCCGCGTGGCGGCGCATGCGGGTGGCCAGGTGGTCGACGCGGTAGAGGTCCTCCAGCTCCTGCGGCTCGGTCTCGCGGCGCTCCATGCGGTCGAGCAGCGCGAGCTGGCGGTGCAGCAGGGTCTGGCTGCGCCGGGCGATGTTGAGGAAGACCTCGTTGAGCCCGCGCCGGACGTTCGCCTCCTCCACCGCCGATTGCAGGGCCGTGCGCTGGACCTCGTTGAACGCGTGGCCCAGCTGGCCGATCTCGTCGTGCCCGTACTCCAGGGGCGGGGTCTCGACGTCGACGTCGACCTCCTCGCCGCGCTGCAACCGGCGGACCACGGTGGGCAGCCGCTCGGCGGCCATCTCACGGGCCTCGCCGTGCAGGCGGCGCAGACGGCCGACGATCGAGCGGCCGACCCGCACCGAGAGGTAGAGCGAGAAGGCCAGCGCGCCGAGGCCGAGGATGCCGGCCAGCCCCAGGCGCAGCAGCACCCGCTCGGCGACCGGGCGGGCCCGATCGGTGAGCGCGTCGGTCGCCGCGATCTCGAACGCCCGCAGCTCCTGGGCGACGGCCACGTACGACGGGCGGAACTCGGCGCTGCTCACCGGCGTGGCGGTGCCGTCGCGGCTCTGCTGCACCAGCTGGTCGAGCAGGCTGTCCAGGCGGTCGAAGGCGGTGCCGCCGCTGAGGTCGTTGTACGCCGCGCGGTCGCTCTCGGCCATGTCCTCGACGCCGCGGGCCAGCAGGAAGCGGGCGGTGCCGACGTCCTGGATGAGCTGGCCGCGCAGCTCGGGGGTGAACCGGCCGGCTGCCGTGGCCCCGCCGACCAGCGCGTCGACCCGGCTCAGGTATTCCTGGCCCTGACCGACAGTCGTCAGCGCCCGCAGCTCACCGTCGATCCGCTGGTCGTTGAAGGTGGCGGTGGCCGCGAACGTCTGGAAACCGGCGGTGATCACACTGTTGAACAGGTTCTGCGCGCCGAGCTCGTCCATCGACCGCTTGTCGATGTGGACCCGGTTGCCGGTCAGGCTGTCCAGCTGCACCAGGAAGTCGTCGATCCGCTCGCGCAGCGGGCCGCTCGTGGCGCCCCGGGCGTCGTCCCCCTCGGCCAGCCGGCGGAACTCGGCGATCTGCTTGTCGGTGGCGCTGCGCTGGTCGAGCAGGGACTGCGTGACCGGGCCGGTGGCAGCCAGATATTCGACGCTGAACAGTCGCTCGCGCTGCAGCTGGCCGACCAGCTCGATGCCGGGGTTGCCCACGTTGTCCAGCACCGTACGGGCGGACAGCAGGTTGAACGCCGGTCCGGCGGTGAGCGCCGTCGCGAAGAGCCACAGTGCCAGCAGGGCCGTCAACGGGACGGCCACCAACACGATGATCTTCGAACGGATCGACCAGTAACGCTTTTTCATCAGGCTCCGCTCGTGTGCGTACGCCGGGAGAATACGTAAAGACTTCGGAGCGAGCCACCACGACGGCGTACCTAAAAACTGGCTTAAGTCCTTTTTAACCGGTGAGATCGGCACGGCCCGGCCGGTCATGCTTACGACACTGTGATCAGGTGGTTACCGAGAGCAGCTCAAGATCGGGCGAAACCGAACCCTGCGGAGGGGATTGACGACACCTGGTGGATGGGAATACCGGGGGGCGGATAAGAGGAGGCCCCATGTCCACCACAGCCACGATCATTCTGATCGTCGTCATCCTGGTTGTGATCGCCGCGGTCGTGTTCGGCGTCCAGGCGGTACGGCGCAAGCAACTGCAGAACACCTTCGGACCGGAGTACGACCGGGTGGTCGCCGACGCCGGGAGCCGCACGGAGGCCGAGAAGGAACTTCGCGAGCGCGAGAAGAGGCACGCCTCGCTCGAGCTGAAGCCGCTCTCCCCCGAGGCGCAGAACACGTACGCGGCGAACTGGGAAGAAGTGCAGATCCAGTTCGTGGACAACCCGTCGGAAGCCGTCACCGCGGCCGACGACCTGGTCACCCGCCTGATCGCCGAGCGCGGCTACCCCACCGGCGAGTACGACGAGCGGCTGGCCAACCTCTCGGTCGAGCACGCCCGCACGCTCGAGCACTACCGCAAGGCGCACGAGATCAGCCGGCGCAACAGCGCGGGCGACGCCAACACCGAGGATCTGCGGCAGGCCCTGGTCCACTACCGGGCCCTCTTCGCCGACCTGCTCGGAACCGACCCGGTGCCGTCGATCGGTACTACGTCGCCGGCTCCGGCTGGTAGTACTACTTCCGCGTCCACTTCGGACGCGCCGGTCCCGGCCCCCCGCACGGCCCCCGACGACACCGAGTCCCCCACCCGCGACACCCGCCGCTAGGAGCCACCGCGATGAAGTTCTTCTCGAACGAGAAAGAGAACGAGACCCAGACCGATCCCGACCGCACCCAGCCTGTCGTCGTGCCGCCGCAGCGGGCCGGGTCGCCGTGGAGCGACGCGCCGCGCGACGGGGCCGACCACGGCGACCGCGGCCCGGAGCGCCGTGACGACGCCGACCGGGCCGACGTCACGGACCGCTCCGACCTCGCTGACCGCGCCGACCCGGCCGACCGCTCCGACCGTGATCAGGAGCAGGTCACGAAGACGACGACGTACGGGCCGGACGGCTCGGTCGTCGAGGACACGACCTACAAGGCCACGCACACCGACGTCCCCGCGGCCGACCGCCCGCAGGACTCGCCGGTCGACCTGCCGCTCACCGACGAACCCGCGGGCAAGTCGCCGGAGGACGCCGCGCTCAAGGACGACGGCAGCTTCGACGGCCCCAAGGCGGTGGACCCGACGACCGGCCGGTCGCTCGACGACACTCGCGATGAGGGCGCTCGCGGCGACGACACGCTGAAGGACGACGGCACCTTCGACAGCCCCCAGGCCGTCGACCCGGCCACCGGCAAGACGCTCGACGGCGAGGAGTCCCAGCCCTCCGCCGAGCCCACTCCCGCGGTCGCGGCGGCCGCCGTTCCGGCCACCCCCGCCAAGCCCGCCGCCCCGACCGGCGACCGGCTGCTCGCGGACGGCGACACCTTCACCGAGCGCTTCCGCGAGATCCAGCTGCGCTTCGTCGACGAGCCCAAGGCGGCCACCGCCGAGGCCGCCGAGCTGGTCGGGGAGGCGGTCGACAAGCTGACCAGCGCCCTCAAGGCGCAGCGGGACAGCCTGGGCGGCAACGCCGACGACACCGAGAAGCTGCGGGTCGAGCTGCGCGCGTACCGGGACATCATCAACCGCCTGACCGCGCTCTGATCAGCTGCAACCCAAAGGGGGAGCCACCGGCTCCCCCTTTTCGGCGTTAGCGTTCGAACCGTGCGCGCCGACCGTCTGCTCTCGCTCCTGCTGCTGTTGCAGACCCGTGGGCGCATGACGGCGCAGGAGCTGGCCGGCGAACTCGAGGTCTCGGTACGCACGGTCTACCGCGACGTCGAGTCGCTCGGGGCGGCGGGCGTGCCGGTCTACGCCGACCGCGGACCGGCCGGCGGCTACCAGCTGCTCGACGGCTACCGGACCCGGCTCACCGGTCTGACCTCCGACGAGGCCGGCACCCTGTTCCTGGCCGGCGTGCCCGGGCCCGCCGCCGAGCTCGGCCTGGGCTCGGTGCTGGCCGCGGCGCAGCTCAAACTGCGGGCGTCGCTGCCGGGCGACCTGGCCGACCGGGCCGACCGCGTACGGGAAAGGTTTCATCTCGACGCACCCGGGTGGTTCCGCGCCGACGAGCCGACCCCCTATCTGTCAGTCGCGGCCGAGGCGGTGTGGAGCGGGCGGGTGCTCGAAGTTCGCTACCGCCGCTGGAAGACGCCGCGCGAGGTCACCCGTACGCTGCATCCGCTGGGGGTCGTGCTCAAGGCCGGGCGGTGGTATCTGGTGGCCGCCGCGGGGACACGGACCACTGCCTACCGGGTGGCCGCCATCCTGGAGGCGGAGTTACAAGACGAGCCCGCGGAGCGTCCGGCCGGGTTCGAGCTGGCCGAATTCTGGCGCCAATGGACCGAGCGTTACGAGCAGAGCGTCTACACCGCGACGGCCACCGTACGGATGACGGCGGAGGCGCTGACCCGGATGGCGTACGTCTTCCCGCCCGAGATGTCGCGGGTCGCACGGGCCGAGGCCGGGCCGCCCGACGAGACGGGTTGGCTGGTCACCCGGGTGCCCATCGAGTCGATCCGGCACGGACACATCGAGCTGCTCAAACTGGGCGCCGAGGCCGAGGTGCTCGACCCGCCCGAGCTGCGGGAACAATTCGCCGCGACGGCCCGCGGGCTGGCC from the Paractinoplanes abujensis genome contains:
- a CDS encoding DUF742 domain-containing protein, giving the protein MQADSPRAAHDWLDHDAGPVVRPYAMTQGRVAPEGGEFDLVAFVVAIAGEHPQDAGLQPEHHAIVAASWEPISVVELASALDLSIGVVRVLLGDLRSAGLISLYEPPAASQPHDVDVLKAVVNGLRAL
- a CDS encoding roadblock/LC7 domain-containing protein, with protein sequence MTQTTNQRAHLTWLLDDLVERVPTAQQAVVLSADGLLMGASAGLAREDAEHLSAMAAGFQSLAKGASRHFRAGPVRQTVVEMEDAFLFVTAAGQGACLTVLASADADLGLIAYEMAMLVTRVGQNMSAPGRSAAMPDAG
- a CDS encoding sensor histidine kinase, coding for MKKRYWSIRSKIIVLVAVPLTALLALWLFATALTAGPAFNLLSARTVLDNVGNPGIELVGQLQRERLFSVEYLAATGPVTQSLLDQRSATDKQIAEFRRLAEGDDARGATSGPLRERIDDFLVQLDSLTGNRVHIDKRSMDELGAQNLFNSVITAGFQTFAATATFNDQRIDGELRALTTVGQGQEYLSRVDALVGGATAAGRFTPELRGQLIQDVGTARFLLARGVEDMAESDRAAYNDLSGGTAFDRLDSLLDQLVQQSRDGTATPVSSAEFRPSYVAVAQELRAFEIAATDALTDRARPVAERVLLRLGLAGILGLGALAFSLYLSVRVGRSIVGRLRRLHGEAREMAAERLPTVVRRLQRGEEVDVDVETPPLEYGHDEIGQLGHAFNEVQRTALQSAVEEANVRRGLNEVFLNIARRSQTLLHRQLALLDRMERRETEPQELEDLYRVDHLATRMRRHAEDLVILAGAAPGRGWRNPVPVIDVVRGAISEVEDYKRVDIRSVASSSVLGRAVGDVIHLLAELLENAASFSPPHTRVQVTGQVLPHGYGIEIEDRGLGMTAEAIDEANRRLAEPPEFDPADSARLGLFVVAQLAHRHGIRVSLRASAFAGVTAIVLVPADLIVAAGPVAELPEGGSTGERPLVGSGRSDASPSLAALQWQGGEELRQVTASGQPIINGTALPGPETHQPVRGVVTGSQHREPALRSGPAPSSVAEGLSEEGLVQRRRVRRPAEPAADPEATVPVADLGPVRAELEALNAAPATPQRAEPQRPRIPAPRSVPRNSAPAGAPMPPPAGAPMPPPAPGETTEDGLPRRVRQANLVPQLRRPAGEPPAEPEAQLRSPEQVRSIMSALQLGTTRGRIDASRYLESGGAFTPSNNSTAGGESARGGERHTGAKSANEDRSNADDTGIAGPASAGSFADAATVSFPAIVNLALARDDKANEDAANGGRSSSGEDVTRPEKDA
- a CDS encoding helix-turn-helix transcriptional regulator; this translates as MRADRLLSLLLLLQTRGRMTAQELAGELEVSVRTVYRDVESLGAAGVPVYADRGPAGGYQLLDGYRTRLTGLTSDEAGTLFLAGVPGPAAELGLGSVLAAAQLKLRASLPGDLADRADRVRERFHLDAPGWFRADEPTPYLSVAAEAVWSGRVLEVRYRRWKTPREVTRTLHPLGVVLKAGRWYLVAAAGTRTTAYRVAAILEAELQDEPAERPAGFELAEFWRQWTERYEQSVYTATATVRMTAEALTRMAYVFPPEMSRVARAEAGPPDETGWLVTRVPIESIRHGHIELLKLGAEAEVLDPPELREQFAATARGLAATYLAERSPT